CATTTTCATCAGATTGTTCCGCCAGCGGATGTTGATGTCGTTATGATTGCTCCAAAAGGGCCTGGCCATGTCGTTCGGCGAATGTATGAAGAGGGAATCGGCGTTCCGGCCCTTGTCGCGGTATATCAGGATGCAACTGGCAGGGCAAAAGATACCGCCCTTGCTTATGCAAAAGGTATTGGTGGTACAAAGGCTGGCGTTATTGAGACAACCTTCAAGGAGGAGACCGAGACCGATCTTTTTGGCGAGCAGGTTGTTCTCTGCGGTGGTACAAGCGAGCTTATAAGGGCAGGATTTGATACCCTTGTTGAGGCTGGCTACCAGCCGGAAATAGCGTATTTTGAATGCCTGCATGAGTTAAAGCTTATTGTTGATCTTATCTACGAACAGGGTATCTCGGGTATGCGCTACTCGATAAGCAACACCGCCGAGTATGGCGATATAACCGTTGGGAAACGAATTATTACCGAAGAGACCCGTAAAGAGATGAAGCGGGTCCTCGATGATATTCAAACCGGAAGGTTTGCCCGCGAGTGGATTCTTGAGAACAGGGCAAATCAGCCGGTGCTCAAGGCTATGAGAAAGAAAGAATCTGACCACCTGATCGAAAGGGTTGGCAAGCAGCTTCGCTCAATGATGGC
This DNA window, taken from Bacillota bacterium, encodes the following:
- the ilvC gene encoding ketol-acid reductoisomerase, with amino-acid sequence MAKIYYDQDADLGVLQGKTVAIIGFGSQGHAHALNLYDSGVNVIVGLREGGKSWEKAVNSGLKVVPTGKAAEEADMVMILVPDELQAAMYEKDIKPHMSPGKTLAFAHGFNIHFHQIVPPADVDVVMIAPKGPGHVVRRMYEEGIGVPALVAVYQDATGRAKDTALAYAKGIGGTKAGVIETTFKEETETDLFGEQVVLCGGTSELIRAGFDTLVEAGYQPEIAYFECLHELKLIVDLIYEQGISGMRYSISNTAEYGDITVGKRIITEETRKEMKRVLDDIQTGRFAREWILENRANQPVLKAMRKKESDHLIERVGKQLRSMMAWIKQKELL